A segment of the Sander lucioperca isolate FBNREF2018 chromosome 7, SLUC_FBN_1.2, whole genome shotgun sequence genome:
GGTGGGAAAAGATGACAACGTGACGTTTCAGCAGCAGCCTCCCTGAATGTccaaggtatatatatatatatatagctaatGTTATTATCAGTGCTATTATGTGAGCAAACCTCCTGTCCTGTAGTTACCTTAAGCTAGTGTAGTAATGTAGCTAGTCGGGAATTAAAACAGTAACGTAACACTCTAGAATTAGTGTTGCTGACGACTGGCCCCGGCTAACTGTATGCTAGCAGGTTTAGCACGATGCTAGCTGCTAAAATGACTTAGCTAACTGGCTAGATGCAGCCGTCTTTTATACAAGAGTCCccgggcttttaaaaaaaatctctatCACCCGTTTAAGAAGATGTTTGTCGTCTGGACGGATTAATATAGTTACATGTGCGAATATTACCGTGATGTGGGTAAAATATTCCGTGAAACAGACATAACGCCACATTTAGTTGTagtagtaacgttagctaacgttggtTCAGTGTGTAACGGAACATATTATCATTGAAACAACTAACCAAGTGAAGTCCTCTACTTTTTCTATGGTGCCTGAACTCCGTTTGACGTACCACTGGTCGAGTCGATTTATATACATAGGGCTATATAGGTTATATAACccataataaatatatatatgtgtgtgtgtgtgtatatatatatatatatatatatatatatatatatatatatatatatatatatatatatgtatgtgtgtgtgtgtgtgtgtgtgtgtgtgtgtgtgtgcctgatttaattattattaatattatatatttgtacATGCTTACTGTAGCTGTGATATGTTACTATCACAATATAATGGTGGGATTCCCACTAAAGACTACTAGAATGTTATGAGGCTGAAACCACAAAATGAGTTAAATAATTCAAAATACACTGCCTGCTTATAGCAGTTGGCCAGTCATTGTCAACATCAGATTAGGTGTTTATATAACCTATTCTGTACCCTTGCCACGACCACTGGTACCTCAAAATTGAGTTCAGCAACATGAACATGTGTGCCATCATGCAAATGTCAAACATGTCAACTGGCAAAAGGACTGAACTgccaaaatacagaaaatgacaCCTTTGCCCCAGAATCACAAAAGAATCCCATTTATAGTTTTCATTATATATTGTTAATTTTGCACATCATTCTCCTGAGCTTATAAGTAGCACATATGAATGATCTGTGGCACAAATACTGCCActgttttcagtttcagacttgCATGGTATAGtgatacttttactttatacttttaacAGAGTCCCCATGGATGATCTGACCCAAGCCCTCTCGGCCAGCTTCGCTGTGTCCAAGGAGCCCAACAGCACAGCCGCCCCTCACCCTCGGCTGGCCCAGTATAAGAGCAAGTACAGCGTGCTGGAGCAGAGCGAGCGGCGGCGGCGCTTTCTTGAACTGCAGAAGAGGTAAATGTCCTTATTCGTCAGTATTTGATCCTCGAGTTTAATTGTGAGTTCTCAGTATGGAACATATCCCTTCTGGGTTAGAAGTTCTCCTACCCAGAGCCACTACTCGAGATGAGTCTTATTTTGATACATACAGTAAGATAATAGTTTTCTACCCTTCTTCCTTCTGTATTGGGACATGAACACATTTTTACCAACATAACCACTAACTGATGAAAGGCACTGGAGACCTTTTTCCATTCACTTCTGCTCCAGCTACATACTTGTGACTACAGTAACGCTCATTCTAGAAAgcccttaaaggggtgattgagtgattatatagggtattttacactgttccttaaggtctcctaatagggtatgtaacattggttgggctgaaaattgcccgaatgctattttattaggcccctaactaccctgtgaatatggctctatttggaacaagagcttttcttccaaatatggtatgctcatgaatattcagatgagctgcgcgctgattggtttgagcgaaccccatagaaacacattggagacgagacagcaggtctcatatttcagacactgcaaagttatacgttgtttgtcgggctatttcgttattaaattcacttctgagactttttttaagcgagaaatcaactatataaagctcaaatatgggccattttacgaaaattgatggctaattgcaaatttggtaagacgtgtcggactttaggagctccacacagtctgacgagaaagcggcaacctccatacccagtgaaagtcaccatttctcggttactggacgaccggggctcggggctccgcggagctccggagctgcaaagtaggctatgtgtcccatttaatcctatgggaaaagatcgttgctacactttcggcataactttcgtatatttacagtttgaatttcgtcacgccacttacataacatctaccccaaggtcttataaagctaacaatggtgtcagatttcaatttaatgaatttttgtgaacattaggggtttcgttagctgcgaccgtccctccaatcctatgggtaaagatcgcggctagctgcaggccctggagctccatcagggcctcggcattttgtagtccagtaacccagaaacagtgactttgcgcgggtatggagcgccacgggcttcccttcgtgacggagatccagctagctcacagtgAGCCAgggtctatgaagtaggacacaccgggcggcgaggcagcaccggccgctgtcacgtagcctgctgagctcctgctaaATTGcaacacacagtcagacaaaatttgcaattagccatcaattttcgtaaaacggcccatatttgacctctacatagttgatttctcgcataaaaaaagtctcagaagtgaatttagtaatgcaaGAGCAGGCaaacaatgtaaaaagtgtCTGAGATTTGCGCGACCTAGATTTAGAAGACtaactgacctcagatcagtggtgtagcctatgtaaatgtttgggcgtgacaaagatagagactagagccaaatgaggaggagccgcCGAGTTGATGTCAActaggcggctcgttgagatttgcccgttttcagaggcagtttcaaattgtgagatttgcagaggaaagaggtgtcaatgggattttgaggttctgtgtatgtcctagttacccactaaactgtcattattcaactatgacaagataaaatcggttttgcattcaatcacccctttaaaagagGGCCTCTTTCCAGCTTTACAGAGTTGGTCAACTTAAGAATGCAGGGTGTGCGGATCCACTGATACCTGATACTGATACTGACTACCATATCTTGTGTACTGGTAAATTACACAGATGTTTTCATCTCTAAAATAATGCCACAGTGCACATACTTGAATGAGACTTTTTTCCATCACTGCGCTCAGCAAAAGGTTAAACTACGTCAACCATGCACGGCGTCTGGCTGATGGGGACTGGACGGGGGCAGACAGCGATGGAGAGGAGGACAAGGAGAAAAAAGAGGAGGGGGAACAGGAGCAAGATGgccaggcagaggaagaggagatggaGATTGAGAGGAGGAAGCTGCCAAAACATTATGCGAACCAGGTCAGTGTTTGAGATATTATTCTATTCATGTGTGAATGACTGCACACTTTAAGGCATGTAATTTTCTGTTTCTGCATTCTTCATCTGGGCCAGCAGAGGGCACTAGAGTTTCTAGAATGACACCCAATGAGCTTCTTAAATGCCAAATGACCTGAGGTCATCATTTTTGGACTCTTaaataccaagggggtaagcgagcatcagcaaagcgtacctcctatggagacattttgatgctaacaagccatcacctgccattagcattccattgactgccattcattttggcaccactttgacagcgaataactttacatctgaagggtttaaagactctatttgtccattgtttatttctaaagaaacacgacaatgtataaaaggctaaaacgcaactttctgtcgcatagtagaggaattaccgagggctgcacaattatggccaaaatgataatcacgattattttgatcaatatattgatcacgattaattatcacgattatttgttgattttaaccaaaactaattttattgtcacataggctaattataactgctttcacatccatattgtgctacattcctcctttgttgaaggatactatgaaggagtatgccatttcagctgttgtgcgaccgctttccaaacatgtgcgtttgccgtgaaaagatacaggcaacacaattttctgttcacgttaacggcgcatgttaaaatccggtgccaatagggaaccggtgcccggtatctatcgaacgaaatagcaacgcggattacggtgccacttaaatgtctgcgttgcgctctgatgctccaaaacagacgttagaggcaacagaaacatcactgcatgtcacgctagtaaacactaacgCCGCCTTtacactggcagttgaaatcagctccgtaatacgcaatacgcccccagcggacgtcgtactacaccgttgaaaagcttcggaagcgactcacaaaaatggcagagagactAGAACGACTGATAAGTTTCTGAATgtacgattctctctgacctctcttatacagatataaatagaaaggctgctgcgtggagacaagttgcccaggacgttgacatgtcacgtcggttaaatgtgatatagcggtataatgtcaatagttcgatGTCTGATGCTAGCTGactaattagcattagcaggtttgtttatcagtaccatagcaacgctgGAATTGGGAATAGGAACCGTCCGTAGCCTTTCGCAAGAGTTCAATTTTTTGTACGCATCCGGATGACCAACTGACACGATTTTTTTCGCACCGCACTCATTCGGACCCAGTTCGGACCCACTCGCATGCAGTCTGCGAATctccataggaaatgaatgacttccagTCGTTTCGAAGCCGTATCGGAGgtgatttcaactgccagtgtgaaggcggcgtaataacacgttacacagcagctaaccatagcctaccattagctacagtagtaaacacggctaaaacactgacagctaaacggtgtagtgtgactgtatttcactgtagaggattccaacagcgggacgtacaacagtctgccgctaaagctatgagctaaaagactcaaactagcactggtcattGCTGTTGtctgaagaaaaacacagacgggacaaaatgtCGCGTTTACttgtaaactggtaaacctcgtgacgaCTTGTGActgactgctatctgttgtggaattttcctcacgttactctgtcctctgtgactgtctgcatctaaactaagctgcgcggtgcagggaacaactctgattggctcatggaggcacttgatcagactgtggtttacggagctttggaaaaaaaaactttgatacagagcgttctatgaacggaatgaagcattttaaatatcactCGATCAcatgaatttgatcgtgggaagccaaaattgtgattaaaattcgattaattgtgcagccctagaattaccgtatagtcaggagaagtgGCAGGCAGTtacgacttacattagctgtttaagtttaattactaatgttaactagcattttagttagcaataattagcctgtgcctatgttatctccttaaatatacctacgctctccgtctctgtaagattgggaatgattgagatttctcttggcacagctaccagaagacttacaactttcagacaggttgctcgcatcacatctacgtcgtcaagctcagttggaggctgcgcagtaacgctcagccatcaccggaaaagtgcttctaataacTTCACTGGTCTTCGTGGAAGTCTACAGCGTCGCTTTGTCCATtacttttactgtctatgttaAATAGAGTGTTGATGAAGATAAaaagctgagtttgttaacAAAGTTCCTCTTTCTCTTTAGCTCATGCTGTCAGAGTGGCTGGTGGATGTGCCATCAGAACTGGACACCGATTGGCTGATGGTGGTCTGTCCTATCGGGAAACGATCCCTCATTGTTGCCTCCAAGGTAAGAACCAGCCACTGCTTTTCTATTGTTTCACTTAATGTGTTACTGCAGGAAGATGACTATTTTAATGGCACCACATTGATAATTCAACACATGTAGAACTGTCAATCAAATACAATTTGAGATTCTGCGAACAGCTTATATTGGCTTTTGGACTAGTTTCCACCTCTGCTGTTTCTGATGTGTCATCTTCCAGCCCTGATCGAAAGTCTTGCCACTTTCACAGTTTGATTAACATGGACAGCAGTCAGGATCCTTATCGTTTAAATGCATTTTCGTGACTGTACtgaatcaatatttttagagGATTATATTGTACTTTGCATTTATTGCTTGTAAATTCAATACTGCATTCCTGGTTTTGAGGAGAACGAGGTGAGTCGTGCCTGTGAGTAAGATGAGGCACCTTGTCTGAGAAAtcttacacaaaaaaaacagttaggAAGAATATTCCTGAGCCTGTGGCGGAGAAAGCAGTAAGCTGGAAGTGATTTCATTATGATACTGTTCACAGTACCATATGAATCATAAAATGAGCATAAGTTTGAGTCTGAGGTGCTATGTGAGACggttttatcaaaataaaataatgcatATATAGCCACTGCAGTGTTTCcttaaggatttttttttagcagtgggggcaggtctgtccgaacagaggaactatagggcacttaacatctacaacaggtctacacagtcgactcggaagaaagAGAACgtttttgacaataaactacatcaacacaacagtatgtgttgttaaactggacgggtccaataacctctgaatagttctacttgttgttaaattgctaTGTGAGcggcaggatcatttaaaaggcaaccgcaaCTACATTTTTTTGTACAGCCCTTTTTCTGATATTGTGGTtgcagaaattttgccatggtgggccgccactaaaaaatcaacatagaggaaacactgcactGGCATATAATTGTTTCAAACACTTAAGAACATAAGTATGGTACATGGTGACAATAATTTAATGCAAAAAGACAACAGGTTTGGCCTTGACACCAAAGAAGTGTGGAGAAAATTGAAAACAAGAAGTACCTAAACAAAGTTGTGTCAGACACACAAGAAATGATGCATTGTCTCTCATCATTGATTTGGCAATAACAGAAGTTTTCATTATGCTCATGTTAACATGAATAATACCATTACATTGtaatacagaaacaaaaagaaagaagaaaaaattgaATTACACTATCGCCATCTTGTCAGctgttgaaaacaaaaaaaatttggAAGCCACGCTGAGTAGAAGACCTGTCAGTCATATGAAATGCATCCCCAAACAATCCCCTCTTAAGTCTTCCTCTACTAGTAGTTTCAAAATCATCATCAAGTCATAAATTATAAGAAGTGAGATTAGCTTGTTTTTTCCATTTCCAATTTCTTACATCATTGCATGTGTTTTTCTGTGGTAGTGTTATATGTAAAATAATTGCCTCATTCACCACGTATTGTTTCAGTATTCGGTTTATGAGTAACGAAAAGGCTTGAAAATGCTTCTCAGCATTAGATTACTGGTAACTCTGGTACAACACGCCTGTCCTGTCATACTGCCCTAAGCTACAGTTTTCctccctcaacacacacacaaacatttgctGTACTAGTGTCACTCCACACCCTGTGATGCAACCATCTATATTGTCATTATGACAGTCATCTGGTTTCTCATTCAGTAATTCAGATCTTGACCTCATTAACGACAAACCTTTGAAACGCCACGGCACAGGGCTCTTTACCAAACAGAAACAACAGATGGTTTCCGTTGCTTGAGGAAAACGGAATGAGACGGGTTTCATCTGCTCGCTAGTATTCACATGTATTTGTCAGAGTTACCCAATGTGACGCTCTTATCTTCTCCAAAGTTCCTGTGCAGCTCTCTGTGGTAACTTTAGCTCCTAATGCTGCCTGGAGTTAGGGGGGTGATGACTGTTGGGACCACCTACACCAAAAATCAAGTTCTGTGATCTGTGACCCCATTTGTAGCTCCCAGTATTCTAATGACCCGAGCAGTTACAGTCGTCAAGTTGTCTTATGAACTTAAGTCCTACTTTTCTATTTTTAAGTGCATGTAGGGACATCCAAATACAATATGCCATACATTATGATATATTTCAAATAGGTCTGTCCTCATACTTTCAGTGAGAGTGATGATTGACTAATTATTTCAGCTCCAGTGACAATTTGATTACATTATTGTTTTACTAAATTCTGTTTATATTATTGAAGTCAATTATAATTGAAAACTAACAAAATGAGTCGTTAGCGTTTTCACAAATGTGAAGAGGTTTGTTTCATGTAATTGATAATAGTGCAACACGGTTCGTTGCATTAAACAACAGTTTGATTACTTTTGTGTGATTTTTGCCAATATttgccgcgtgtgtgtgtgtgtgtgtgtgtgtgtgtgtgtgtgtgtgtgtctctctctcttcttttttataACCAATAACATGGCACAAGACATTTCAAACTCAGTTTAACAGTTACAATGACAGAGTAGCTGACATTGTGGTAACAGTATTGTCTCCATTATTGACTTTTCATGAAGGGTTCCACTGCATCGTACACTAAAAGCGGCTACTGTGTGAACCGTTTCCCCTCCCTGCTGCCCGGTGGGAACCGACACAACTCGGCCATGGGAAAAGGTAGGTGGGCCTGTTGAATGTGCAGCGCGTGCAAGTGTTAACTATGGTGGATCAGTCGGGCAACACAAGAAAGTGTTCCACCAACAAGAAGGTTCTCCCATCGGCTCCCAGTCACCTGCGagtttatttctgtttctggTTATGTTCTAGCTTAAATGtagttagggctgggcaatatttcaatattatatcgatatcatgatatgagactagatatcgtcttagattttgaagaattgtaatatcgttacatggtaagtttagtcttttcctggtttcaaaggctgcattacagtaaagtgatgtcattttctgaacccaccagactgttctagctgttctattatttgcctttaaccacttagtcattatatccacattatgatggttatttatctaaaatctaaatgtggaagATATTTTATGAAAGAACCAGCTGTCAAccttacaatatcgttgcaatatcgacattgaggtgTTTGGTGAAAAacatcgtgatatttgattttctccatatcgcccagccctaaatgTAGTGCAACAACACTTAAAAAAACTTTCAACTTAATTTTTAACTTaactttaaatgtattaatcGCAGACAACGCTTTTTAAGAGGGGAGGGGAGATCCCAAATTTTCCAAAGGGACCACATACATTTCCATTTGATTGTGATTTGCACAACTGAAAATATCAGAATTTGTAACTTTTGTGCTACTGGTATTAATcaataatcatttcaaaaactttgCATATACAGTTACAGTACTATGGGGTTATGAAAGTcttttattttgccttttttaaagtaaataataGAGATAATAATTTTTATAATAGTGAATTCTGTACATCTGTAAATGGCCCTTTGTATGTGCAGACTACACGATCCTGGACTGCATTTACAGCGAGGTGGACAGAACGTACTACATCCTGGATGTCATGTGCTGGAGAGGCCACCCGGTCTACGACTGCCCGGTAAGACTTGGCTTCTAATCCTCCAGCAATCCAGGAATGCTTGTCTAATTGCTTAAGTAGCAAAGTCTGGGCCACAGATGTGCTTTTTTGCCACGTTGGCCATCTCATTGGCTCGGGATTCGAAGAGGAGGTTTTTGTTTACACTACTTGTTTTCTCATCAACAGACTGACTTCCGTTTCTACTGGCTCCAGTCCAAAGTCCAGGAGACAGACGGCCTATCAGAAATCGCCAAACGCAACCCTGTGAGTAACAGGAATAGAACCCCTTTACTTCATGCCCCATTTTGTCCTTCCTAGTTTTCAGTACTCGGTATTGTTATTTGAGATACTGTAACATGTTAATTCTATTTCAGGTTtcctgtattttgtgtttgttgtgtttatgCCTTGCTGCACCTTACTTCCACATATGGGATAAATAAAGTCCTGAACTTGAGCCTACTCAGAGGGaaatgaaacaaaagaaaacttcCATTCCTGTCTTTCGTATTAATAGTGCACTAAAGTGATTATTACTCACAAATCTTGACGATTATGGGGCTTTGAGGAAGCTGGAGTGAACATTGAGTTCATGGTTCACCTTTTAATCTTTAGTGTTTGTGCAGAACAGCCCAGTAGGAGCTAAATCAGGCTTAGTCCTTGTAGAGTAAACTTTCCATTGGAAAGCAATTTCTCACATTTGACAAGAAGACAAATTGTGTTTGGAACTAACAACATGGTGCTCTGCTTTTGCTTTTGTCCAACAGTTCCGGTTTGTGAGCCTCCAAAGCACAGATTGCACAGCAGAGCTGATTCAGAAAGCCCTGGCAGCTGAGTATAGCTTCGGCGTAAGAAAAGTTCTCTTGTCCTCCAACCGTTTTCTGCTAGCACCTTAATGCTGCACATTGGGAGTACTGTTAGAATCAGATAAATGCTAAACTGCTAGGTGTAATGATGTACATGGGAGGTAATTCCTTATCTTTTTATGAGCCGCAAACAAGCATTTATTTGCCTCTCATCGAGCTTGGATTAGTTTAATTCTGAATTTCTGGCTGCAGGTGGACGGTCTGCTCTTCTACCACCGGCAGACCCACTACACCCCCGGCAGCACCCCTCTGGTGGGCTGGCTTCGCCCCTACATGGTCACTGATATCCTGGGCATAGAGGTCCCCATAGGACCCCTCACCACCAAGCCTGAGTATGCCTGCCACCAGCTGCAGCAGATCCTGGAACACAAGAAAACATCAAGTGAAGTCCGCCCGGCCAACAGGAGTGGAGGCTATGAGTTAGAGTACCTGTCCACACCAAGCCTGGACAGTGGGGACACTCTGAACTTTTTGAATCAAAAGCCAATAAGGGAAGCTCACATGGAGATCTGAGTGGGAGGCTTAACGAGATGCAAATTGCTAACTCTGGGTTTCTGGGTGGTAGCGGCCCACATATGGCTCTTTAGAATATCTGCTGAATGGTTTTGCAGATCTGACCAATTGCAAAGCATAACTAATTCTAATCCGGCACTGCTCAGGACGCCCTCAGAGTGCCGATTAGTAGAGCTGTGctctatatgtgtgtttttaaatggcTAAAAATTCTGCCATTTACATGTTGTACCTGTTGCAGAACTCTGAAACAGATGTGTTTCTTTGAGAGTAATTGTCATTAATCCCTATAATTACTTAGTCACAGTGTGTTATGCAGCTCCCTTTCATAACACCATAGGTAGTCACGTGTTCAAAAAAATAGGACGAGAGGTTTCTTATGCGAGATATACTGCAAAGTGCAGCACGGTAAATGTTGTGGTAAGGTGTTGTTTTGCTCCTCTGCACTTTTTGCAGTTAAAACAGATCTCGCTTAAGAAACATCCTTACTGTTGTCAGCTGTTTGCAGACTTTCTAAAACTATCATTGATGCTTAGCCGCCAAAAAAATCCGGTATTTTTCAACAGATTATCATTCGTTATAATGGAGAGTTGCACTCAGTGATTTGGAAGTTGAGGTGTTGCTGACTGGTCAGACCCTGTGAGTTGGGATCATGCTGAACAGCAGCAGTGACATGGacttttacaatttaatgttgaatttaaaattgtttagaTGATGTTTTTAAAGCGTATGTTtctcaataaatgttttttttatcggTCTACACTCACTACACTTTTTTTGAAaggtctatttcagaatcagtTCAGTCCTCTAGGAGAGACATTTAATACAAAAATTCTTTAATTAGACTTCAATCGTCAATTTGTAACATGCTCATTTAATTGGTTGTTTGGGTTTAATTCAAAGTATCAAACcattcacatttatatacattttagGGAATAAACATGTAAATTTAGATCACGTCCGTAGCTAAATACTAGTTTTGTGATTAAAGATTGCTATATAAAATTAagcaagaaaaacatttaaagttttttttaatataatttacataatttatttatacgataaagttaaaggtgctctaagcgatgttgggtgacgttacttcttgttgtcgttcaaagtattttcaaacaaaacgaagaCTAActcgctcctccctcctcctatcccgtcccctcccttctgtgcttcaGCGCACTaaccgcccccccccccaatccttCTTGTCCGTTATTGGCTGAACACTGGAACacggtttgtgtatgtttgcatggtCCAAGTTGgaccactttgtttttgttggcgtgtgTGGACCCTAGGCTGTCTACatagaccgcgtttttttacagtgtgtttaggggaccggcagctcgcggatagtgaggagatgtttgctgtatgtgacaaaacgtagcctaaaaaacgcgtgacatcgcttagagtacCTTTTAAGTAGAAGTTAAGAAAATCCTTTTAAATAGAATTTTCAAATCCTCTCAAAGCAGCTCAGACATGACTGTATGTACTGTCAATATACCTGCCAGTAGCCTTTGTGCCAGTATATGGTAAGATGTGACTCATACTGCTGATAACGGCACTCACCAGCAGAATTCATCAGAATCTCTTCCCCTTTGTACTGCACTTACTATGACATTTGTGTAACTGTAAAGAGCTGTGTGGGAATTATCAACAGGAAAAGACATGAAAGTGTCTGGCAGGATTGAAAAATTTTGGCAATCTGTGCCAACACATCCTCTGTAAAGGAACTCCCAAAGTCATTGCCTCAGGTTGTCATATCTGGGCTGTATGAAGTAGTTTACAATATGTTAGGAAGGGAGGcaacctgattttttttttttttttttttttctttttgttgccaTGTTTTTTGGTGGGAATAGTTTTGAAGTAAAGTTGTTTGTGGTTTTAACTGAAAGTACAAATTAGTAATATGACTTCAAAGGTAGCTGAGGTAGTAGTGGTAATTCTACCTGTAGCTAGCAGCGTGGCTCTACATATAGCAATAGCAATGTCTGTTGgtcaccactttggtccagactaaaatatctcatcagctattgaatggattgccatgacatttattacagacatttatggtagagctgggcaatatatcgatattatatcgatatcgtgatatgagactagatatcgtcttagattttggatatcgtaatatggcataagtgtggTCTTTTCccggttttaaaggctgcattacagtaaagtgatgtcattttctgaacttaccagactgttgtaactgttctattatttgcctttacccacttagtcattatgtccacattactcatgattatttatcaaaaatctcattgtgtaaatattttgtgaaagcaccaatagtcaacactacaatatcgttgcggtatcgatatcgaggtatttggtcaaaaatatcgtgatatttgattttctccatatcgcccagccctaatttatgGTCTACAGAGGATAAAGCGTATAggctttggtgatcccctgacttttcctcaagACTACCATGAGGTTGCCATTCAAGTTTATGAGTGAattgtctcaacaactatttgatATTTGATGGGTTGCCATGAAGTTTGGTTCAGACATGTATGCCCCCCTCTGGATGAATCTTTTAACTTTTAGG
Coding sequences within it:
- the snupn gene encoding snurportin-1; this translates as MDDLTQALSASFAVSKEPNSTAAPHPRLAQYKSKYSVLEQSERRRRFLELQKSKRLNYVNHARRLADGDWTGADSDGEEDKEKKEEGEQEQDGQAEEEEMEIERRKLPKHYANQLMLSEWLVDVPSELDTDWLMVVCPIGKRSLIVASKGSTASYTKSGYCVNRFPSLLPGGNRHNSAMGKDYTILDCIYSEVDRTYYILDVMCWRGHPVYDCPTDFRFYWLQSKVQETDGLSEIAKRNPFRFVSLQSTDCTAELIQKALAAEYSFGVDGLLFYHRQTHYTPGSTPLVGWLRPYMVTDILGIEVPIGPLTTKPEYACHQLQQILEHKKTSSEVRPANRSGGYELEYLSTPSLDSGDTLNFLNQKPIREAHMEI